From the Salvelinus fontinalis isolate EN_2023a chromosome 35, ASM2944872v1, whole genome shotgun sequence genome, one window contains:
- the LOC129834324 gene encoding zinc finger protein 536-like, giving the protein MEDSSLCLGVSSAVSDADRDHLSNAVLNGRYPISQKLHQLTAQLGHAFPDLQSRQQIPEEKAATPLDEKSHAALASQPISSQMALLANQLNRDIDASALANLNGRVDLQQFLNGQNLGIMSQMNDIEDDARKNRKYPCPLCGKRFRFNSILSLHMRTHTGEKPFKCPYCDHRAAQKGNLKIHLRTHKLGNLGKGRGRVREENRLLHELEERAILRDKQIRSSSLLQPAQPLQHQPHLGPQTQQQQQQPGSACGLLTPTSLGTPDSLSQPSSSPKPAGTQDDQALNPPTGFRCTFCKGKFKKREELDRHIRILHKPYKCTLCEFAASQEEDLISHVEKAHITAESAAGQGAAGGAEKPANEFRCEVCGQVFSQAWFLKGHMRKHKDSFEHVCQICGRRFKEPWFLKNHMKVHLNKLAIKSKPPAEDINAVNTMNSMAQEAHANLYSRYISCLQGGFLSPDKQGLSEQHQMLAKAGIAMKEKEMLGKLLGPMAGMGHGLGEGEKRSLLGCLNLVPPLKSSCMERLQAAAKVAEMDPLNSYQAWQIMARGMAMDRAFMPKEQHHEQHHEEMTNAAGMAFTKEKHDYPMMCSNDGSKQKQHSEALHGSKAGSGAMMPLKDDGVGFDSHRDFMPHHGGHGLGLVHGLEYNHLTSLKEKPTECPDCGRVFRTYHQMVVHSRVHNKERRPIEEAIQQQNNTTGLDERRGSASDPESQSISRSTTPGSSNVTEESGAGGGHSQTGSVRDDSPHPSSPSSGKTKSLLYPE; this is encoded by the coding sequence ATGGAGGACTCTAGTTTGTGCCTTGGTGTGTCTTCAGCAGTATCGGACGCTGACAGAGACCATCTGAGCAACGCAGTGCTAAATGGCCGATATCCCATCAGTCAGAAGCTCCACCAGCTGACGGCCCAGCTGGGCCACGCCTTTCCCGACCTACAGAGCCGACAGCAGATCCCTGAGGAGAAAGCTGCCACCCCATTGGATGAGAAGAGCCACGCTGCCCTGGCCAGTCAACCAATCAGCAGTCAGATGGCACTGCTCGCCAACCAGCTCAACCGGGACATAGATGCAAGTGCCCTGGCCAACCTGAATGGGCGTGTGGACCTGCAGCAGTTTCTCAATGGGCAGAACCTGGGCATCATGTCCCAGATGAACGACATTGAAGACGATGCCCGTAagaacaggaagtacccgtgtcCGTTGTGCGGCAAGCGATTCCGCTTTAACAGCATCTTGTCGCTGCACATGCGCACACATACAGGTGAGAAGCCTTTCAAGTGCCCCTACTGCGACCATCGAGCAGCACAGAAGGGCAACCTCAAAATCCACCTACGCACCCACAAGCTGGGAAACCTCGGTAAGGGACGCGGCCGCGTCCGTGAGGAGAACCGTCTTCTACATGAGCTGGAAGAGAGGGCCATCCTGAGGGACAAGCAGATCAGGAGCAGCAGCCTCCTTCAGCCAGCCCAGCCCCTGCAGCACCAGCCACACCTTGGCCCTCagacccagcagcagcagcaacagcctGGCTCTGCCTGTGGCCTCCTCACCCCCACCAGCCTGGGAACTCCAGACTCCCTCTCCCAGCCCTCGTCCTCCCCCAAGCCGGCCGGCACCCAAGATGACCAGGCCCTGAACCCACCCACTGGATTCCGCTGCACCTTCTGCAAGGGCAAGTTTAAGAAGCGTGAGGAGCTGGATCGTCACATCCGCATCCTGCACAAGCCCTACAAGTGCACCTTATGTGAGTTTGCTGCCTCGCAGGAGGAGGACCTGATCAGCCATGTGGAAAAAGCCCATATCACGGCCGAGTCAGCTGCGGGACAGGGTGCAGCTGGCGGAGCTGAGAAGCCTGCCAACGAGTTCCGATGTGAGGTGTGTGGCCAGGTCTTCAGCCAAGCCTGGTTCCTCAAGGGCCACATGCGCAAGCACAAGGACTCATTTGAACACGTCTGCCAGATCTGTGGTCGTCGCTTCAAGGAGCCCTGGTTTCTCAAGAACCACATGAAGGTCCATCTCAATAAGCTGGCCATCAAGAGCAAGCCCCCAGCAGAGGACATAAACGCTGTCAACACCATGAACAGCATGGCCCAGGAGGCCCATGCTAACCTCTACTCACGTTACATCTCCTGCCTGCAGGGCGGCTTCCTATCCCCAGACAAACAGGGTCTGAGCGAGCAACACCAGATGCTGGCCAAAGCCGGCATTGCCATGAAAGAGAAGGAGATGCTGGGGAAGCTGCTGGGCCCAATGGCAGGGATGGGCCATGGCCTTGGCGAGGGGGAGAAGCGCTCTCTCCTGGGCTGCCTGAACCTGGTGCCCCCCCTGAAGTCCAGCTGCATGGAACGCCTCCAGGCGGCTGCCAAAGTTGCAGAGATGGACCCACTGAATAGCTATCAGGCCTGGCAGATCATGGCACGAGGCATGGCCATGGACCGTGCCTTTATGCCCAAGGAGCAGCACCATGAGCAGCACCATGAGGAGATGACCAATGCTGCCGGCATGGCCTTCACTAAAGAGAAGCATGACTACCCTATGATGTGCTCCAACGATGGCTCCAAGCAGAAGCAGCACAGCGAAGCTCTGCATGGCTCGAAGGCCGGCAGTGGAGCCATGATGCCCCTGAAAGACGACGGAGTGGGCTTCGACAGCCATCGTGACTTCATGCCCCATCATGGCGGCCATGGCCTGGGCCTGGTCCACGGCCTGGAGTACAACCACCTGACTAGCCTGAAAGAGAAACCCACAGAGTGTCCTGACTGTGGCCGGGTCTTCAGGACCTATCACCAGATGGTGGTCCACTCTCGGGTGCACAACAAGGAGCGGCGGCCCATAGAAGAAGCCATCCAGCAGCAGAACAACACCACAGGACTGGATGAGCGGCGTGGCTCAGCCAGCGACCCCGAGTCCCAGTCCATCAGCAGGTCCACCACCCCTGGATCCTCCAACGTGACGGAGGAAAGCGGAGCCGGAGGAGGTCACTCCCAGACCGGCAGTGTCCGAGACGACAGCCCACACCCTTCCTCCCCATCCTCAGGTAAGACTAAGTCATTACTATACCCTGAATAA